Below is a genomic region from Lineus longissimus chromosome 16, tnLinLong1.2, whole genome shotgun sequence.
GGGGAGTTCTACAAGTGTCATCCATGCCTCGGCCATCAGGACTGCGTGAACATTCTTTTGTACTTTGACGAGCTCGAGACGACTAATCCATTACGAGGAAACGGGACTCATAAATTGGGAATGGACCTGGAACCACAAACCAAATCTGGACATGCGGCTACCCTTATTCAAAGAATTGATAACATTGAACAAAAAGTAAGATAAAAAATTTTCTTTTCTGACATTTTTTCACTGATGGCACCAGCGTATTTTCTAGGGCTGTATACACAAACTGTAAATTTACTGACATTTTATAAGGCCATGAAAAATGAGAATGGTAGTCATTGTCTTTTAGTGGCATCATTCATGTCATCAAAAGATTGAAATCATGTCTGAAACACaaatgacaattgacatttGATTGACAAAATCCTTTTTGCCGTAACTGTCAGACttttagatacatgtatcagtcaCAATTTATTCACATCCTACATTGTCATTTGTGGAAGTCAGTATAATGTAACACAACACAGGGTCAATGATATTACCAGAACTCAAAGCACAAGATAatttcattcaattcatttccAGGACTTAAAGAACTATTTGCGTTCCCGCTCAGATGGGAGAGCATTATATGACAGGTTGAATGACCTTGGATTCGCCCCTCGTGAAATGAGAGCGAAACTGGTTAGATTTGCAGTTGGGTACCTTTTTGAGAAAAGTGGAAGATAGTAAGTGGCAAATGTTTCCCTTCAATAACTGTGTAAGTTTAATTGGGCTTTAAAAGTTCACACGTCTATTAGGGCTTCCAAAGTATCTTTATGGTGGGGACCAACGGCAGCTTTGCTCTTACGGTCTTTTTCATGTGAATAccggtacatgtattgttgGGTCCACATTTTTCCTTGCCGTGCACAACCTTACCAGATATTAATGAACATGTTGGAGATCGAATTTTTGTGGATTAATTTCAAGTGATGAAAGTAGTCAAGGAGAATTTTTCGACTAACTTTTTAAAGTATGAAATGATTAAGTAATcgtattttcatatttcagtccaAAGAGTGATGAGAAAATCTCTCTAGCAAGAGAAATTATTGAAGTGTTCCCATTCTTGAGAAGCCCAAGAGGAAGTGGATGCGTGAGTGTTTCTGTTATTTCACAGAACACCCTCTGCCCCTGCATCAGATTTAAGTGGGAGCTATTGAGTCATTTGCATAAGGATTTCTGTAAATCAGTTTGCCAGACCAGTTTCAATGTGAGCGCCTAGTGTGCATAAGGTTGTAATTCAAATTCAGTGTAGCCCAATGCTTTTTACATGTACTCAACTGCTACCGGAGATGGAAACCTTTTGGTTTGTGGTGAGCCTATGCAACCATGCTTTGATCTTCCTTGTATTGAATTGTGACACATTGTTTAAGTCAACTGAAGTTGAACATGGTCAGTATACACCCCTGTGCTTCagctttgcaacatttgtttaaCACTTCAATCCATTTTCCAGCAAGCCTTCTATCAGCAGGCAAGAGATAGGAAACCTGCCAAAGGCTTTATTCATGACAGAATAAACAACATACGGAAGCAGGAGGCAAAGATGAAGACCaagggaaagaaagcaaaaagTTGTTTTGTCACTACAACTGAAGATGAAGGTAAAATTTGTACTGTATATATGATGTTGCATCAAATAAGCAActggtttttgatctgacctacttttcaaggtcacagaggtaaatacacaaaaccactcgagTGGGATTTCCGAGGTATCGGACTACACCCcgagtgatggtctttggctgGAAACCCCCGAGACTGCAGGATGTGACGAGTTTAAggaattatttcaatgttgacAAGTAAATGTGATGTTGCATCAAATAAGcaactggtttttgatttgacctacttttcaaggtcacagaggtcaatatgCGTTCTCGGGGGTTTCcagccaaagaccatcactcggggtgtagtctgatacctcagaaatcccactcgagtggttttgtgtatGTAAATTTCTTTCGATCatttttagtgaaaatttgggcaAGAAGTTTGATTTCGGCTGCAACACTGTTTCAACAATGCAAGTCTGGATTCGCACGTGTGGTATCTGGTATTTTTATCTCATGGCCGGACTGACCGCTGTTTCAGTCGGATTTCCCCGGTCGTTTATTGTCTTTGAATATGCAATCACTGGCGTTGGGGCTATCATAAACCATCAGTCGTGCTTCGAAAACAGTTGTGGGCTACATTTGCGCCAATTTCGgctggttttgtggaataattATGTTTTGATACGACAAAACGTGACTTTGTGCACTGGATTTCACTGACATCGGGCATGGGATAAACGTTTTTCTATGGCACTGCCATTTTGCAAGACAgcatgttttgtaactgctttagctacagattcctaacttggtacaaatgtaccccttggtgaccccTACTCATGGACCAAACTGGGGTCTTTTATAGTTCactgttttgccaccaggggggggcaaaggtccaaagttaaaatgtttaatTGGTCAGATTTTCACgaaattttgatggtaggtacaTTAGCAAGGGTGCATCTCAGAACTAATGGGTTTcttatttgaccttattttcaaggtcacagaggtcaaagtcagCTGAATCTATTTGAACACACACGTGAGCACATGAttcatggaccatttcatcctGCCAGTGGCAGTTTTGCTAGATAAAGAACTGTGAGAAAAAATCTTAGATTTACAACAACCCTATCACAGGTGATCATTGGAATCTCATTATTTAAGCACATTTGGAATTTTGCAAGGTCCTATTACtggtaagaaacatgctataaaAATTTGTTGGCTTTGGGCCCAGGATGCTACTTTTTGGTACTTTGGCAGTTTTCTAACACAACAAGTAAGTTCTTTGAGAAAATGTTAGTGGTTCCTTAAGATATGCAGTATctcaaatcagatgtttcttaTGTGCAATGTGCACTGCCTTGGAGTGTATACCAGTAAATATAGATCCATACTTTTAATTGGGAACAAGATTTACATAAATTTTGCCACTCTATTTTATTGCTTTTCTCATGGTCTCATCGAAAAGTAAAGCATACCATTGGAAAGAAAAAGTCTTCCAAAAGTTAGCAGAAGAATCTTCcgaaaatgtattttccaatgAGATGAATTGGCATGTtaacttttttgtaaatgatcgatgttcccaatcaagtgtataGATCTATAGTATGGCTCTGACTTTGGCTCTACGGAAAGAACAGTTAACTCCCTTTGACTGTGAGATTTCATGCAGATTGAGTTGATTTCAAAAAGGTAGAGGACCtgtaaaaacatgtaaaatgttcaTTGTTTGATTTATGGCAGTGATGTCTTAATGTTGGTACAATCGGGTAGTACTTTATTCCCATTGTCAATGATGTTGTTTTTTGGCTCATAATATTGTCTATCGgtctgtcaacaatggtggctaTTTACTTACTCTTGaatctagaaagttgaaactttgtgtgtggatgtcttatgaccacTTAATTTGACATACCAAAAATTATCGCACTTTGACTTACCTTCTGGGATACGGGCAACCATCTTTAATAAccgtattttgtcaatatcatatGAAAACTGATGGCAGTGTATTCCTAATACTAGTATCTAATTTGtgccaaaatctgtcaaaataatcttaatcaccatgaaaatttgaaatgccAATCTCGATCTCCACTGTGTTCATATCCACTTTTAATATTTGTTGCCAAATCACAGGGGGGCTAAAATTGTGAAGTTTTATTCGACTCTAGTCATATTGTGTTTGGAGAGAATGTTAGTACTGGTTTCAGTGTAATATCTTTAATCAAGTGATATTGCCCAACTTTGTGATCATATTGCAATGGTACTTTTCATCCATTTTGTCCAATATAGAAAAAATAATATCTCTTGTGGGTGTATacataaattcaaaatgtacatgtataaaaaatggTAAGCATGTATTTTATCAAGAAGTCTTGATACACTGATTTATATGATATAGGACACATTCTTTTTTTAAGAtatatggagaaaaaaaaactatattctgggggggggggggtctaggcGAGGAAAGGACAAAATTACCCGTGTAATGAAGAGATTAATATTGCACATATTATCACTGTTATTGATattcattcatatacatgtacattaccttGTTATAATTTATATCCATAGGTGGACATTAAATTGTATGTTGTTTAGTACAAGGTGTTTTGTGATATAAATCtttttttgttatttgaattgttaTGCTGTCAAGCAAATACTTGAAACTGACATGGGCCAATGAATTTCTATTCAGAGAGGGAGCGCAATTTGTGTATTTATACTTATGTATACATTCCATTGCTTTTATTACAgtgatatggggggggggggggggggaagcatTGGTACTTACTGTTGTAATACACTATGATTCAAACTATGTGATATGTGGTAGTACACTGCAGTTGATGTTTCTTATTGAATAAATTTTAAATTGTTGTTAAAATTAAAATACTCTTTTCTTCCTGTTGTGGACAGACTATAGATTCAGCTGGATGTCTTGTGGCGTCTCCATCTAGGTGAGGGCAGGATGGAAGTGACTAAAGTAACTAGACTGGCGTCCAATGGCATGCTTGTTTTGACTGTTGGATACAAAAATGCAGCAGAATCATGTTTTCCTGCCCCAAAATACGGCCCACGGATATTACCACCAAGGAATAGTAATGGCAACAACAACTCTCAGAAATAGTAAAAATTTAACTATTTATGTGGTTCTACAGCAGTAGAGGAGTGTTCAACCAAAACCACCAGGAATAGTTAACTATCAAAAATAACTATCAAAAACAGTAAAATAATTACTATTTAATTGTAGAAAAAGTTACCATTTATTTGGTTAAACATCTTAACTACTTTGAAGTAGTAAAAATTACTACTTCTATGTGGGTGCAATATTAATCCATTAAATAGTAACAATTTTACTATTAATGATA
It encodes:
- the LOC135500297 gene encoding uncharacterized protein LOC135500297 isoform X4; translated protein: MFSEIVGMLENETLRVMEETGVELEGEKVQHLKKIFKDSCSPFAGFESQYKQEKYFADKGTYIPPVSIPLGVAFNPKRDAATGGVRQSQTHDSFQYIPIKDVLRAVLNQDGVLDSIEQYRSATADDDLKDFKDGEFYKCHPCLGHQDCVNILLYFDELETTNPLRGNGTHKLGMDLEPQTKSGHAATLIQRIDNIEQKDLKNYLRSRSDGRALYDRLNDLGFAPREMRAKLVRFAVGYLFEKSGRYPKSDEKISLAREIIEVFPFLRSPRGSGCQAFYQQARDRKPAKGFIHDRINNIRKQEAKMKTKGKKAKSCFVTTTEDEGKICTVYMMLHQISNWFLI
- the LOC135500297 gene encoding uncharacterized protein LOC135500297 isoform X3, with translation MEVSPLDNTVDDEVSDGDDPGESIHGYEQNTPQPQSRSESVTVDLHAIAANFVSKMKAKSNVPLSSLQNIIECTSEMFSEIVGMLENETLRVMEETGVELEGEKVQHLKKIFKDSCSPFAGFESQYKQEKYFADKGTYIPPVSIPLGVAFNPKRDAATGGVRQSQTHDSFQYIPIKDVLRAVLNQDGVLDSIEQYRSATADDDLKDFKDGEFYKCHPCLGHQDCVNILLYFDELETTNPLRGNGTHKLGMDLEPQTKSGHAATLIQRIDNIEQKDLKNYLRSRSDGRALYDRLNDLGFAPREMRAKLVRFAVGYLFEKSGRYPKSDEKISLAREIIEVFPFLRSPRGSGCQAFYQQARDRKPAKGFIHDRINNIRKQEAKMKTKGKKAKSCFVTTTEDEGKICTVYMMLHQISNWFLI